The proteins below come from a single bacterium genomic window:
- a CDS encoding NAD+ synthase gives MKIALAQINTRTGDLDNNADAIIRSLRQAENAGADLVVFPELTITGYPPEDLVEKRAFVKKNLAVLERIARETKNTGVIIGFAYPNESGKGHPVFNSAALMDHGQIVGIQHKTLLPNYDVFDEMRHFEPAVERKTLTFRGKKIGVSICEDAWNDKDFWKHPLYPNDPVEELARQKCDVLINISASPFSIKKNVLRLNMFKNIAVKYRLPVVMVNLIGGNDSLIFDGCSFVLDADGNILAQAKAFEEDFFVVDLDKKTGIINAWDESEEKEITDALVLGVRDYLRKCHFNKAIIGLSGGIDSALVAAITTMAIGKDKVIGVAMPSRYSSDHSVADARQLAQNLGIEFRLIPIEPMFKPYLEGLSTEFKGMNEDITEENLQARIRGNILMALSNKFNAIVLSTGNKSELAVGYCTIYGDMCGGLAVISDIPKTMVYQIARWINREREIIPHNTIDKAPSAELRPDQTDQDSLPPYDVLDGILKAYIEDLKEYDEIVTMGFKPEVVDKVLKLVDRNEYKRRQAAPGLRVTSKAFGFGRRLPIAQGWR, from the coding sequence ATGAAAATAGCGCTTGCACAGATCAATACCCGAACCGGCGATCTTGATAATAATGCGGACGCCATTATCCGTTCACTCCGGCAAGCTGAAAATGCCGGCGCAGATCTGGTTGTCTTTCCCGAACTCACGATTACCGGTTATCCGCCCGAAGATCTCGTCGAGAAGCGGGCTTTCGTCAAAAAAAACCTGGCCGTGCTTGAGCGCATTGCCAGGGAAACGAAAAACACCGGTGTGATTATAGGTTTCGCCTATCCTAACGAGTCAGGCAAAGGCCATCCGGTTTTTAATTCAGCCGCGTTGATGGATCACGGACAAATCGTTGGGATCCAGCATAAGACCTTGCTCCCCAATTATGATGTCTTCGACGAAATGCGTCACTTCGAGCCGGCTGTCGAGCGCAAAACGTTGACATTTCGCGGGAAAAAAATTGGCGTATCGATTTGCGAGGACGCATGGAATGACAAAGATTTCTGGAAACATCCGTTATACCCGAACGATCCGGTTGAAGAATTGGCACGACAGAAATGCGACGTTTTGATCAATATTTCCGCTTCTCCTTTCAGCATCAAAAAAAATGTACTACGCCTCAATATGTTCAAAAACATTGCCGTCAAATACCGTCTGCCTGTTGTAATGGTGAATTTGATCGGCGGCAATGACAGCCTGATTTTCGACGGATGCAGTTTTGTTTTGGATGCGGATGGAAACATTTTAGCCCAGGCTAAAGCGTTTGAAGAAGATTTTTTCGTCGTCGATCTCGACAAAAAAACCGGGATAATTAATGCTTGGGACGAATCCGAAGAAAAAGAAATTACCGATGCGTTGGTTCTCGGCGTCCGGGATTATTTGAGAAAATGTCATTTCAACAAAGCGATCATCGGCCTCAGCGGCGGCATTGACTCCGCGCTGGTCGCCGCAATTACGACCATGGCGATCGGCAAAGACAAAGTCATCGGCGTCGCGATGCCGTCACGCTACTCTTCTGATCACAGCGTGGCCGACGCACGGCAACTCGCCCAAAACCTCGGCATCGAATTCCGTCTCATTCCTATCGAACCGATGTTTAAGCCTTATTTGGAGGGTCTGTCGACGGAATTTAAAGGTATGAACGAAGACATTACGGAAGAAAATCTGCAGGCCCGGATTCGTGGAAATATCTTAATGGCTTTGTCGAATAAGTTCAACGCCATCGTTCTAAGCACCGGCAACAAATCCGAACTAGCGGTCGGTTATTGTACGATCTACGGCGACATGTGTGGCGGATTGGCGGTCATCAGCGACATCCCCAAAACGATGGTGTATCAGATTGCGCGATGGATCAATCGTGAACGCGAAATCATTCCTCACAATACCATTGATAAAGCGCCTTCGGCTGAATTGAGACCCGATCAAACCGATCAGGATTCTCTCCCGCCGTACGACGTTTTGGATGGAATTTTAAAAGCTTACATCGAGGATCTTAAAGAATACGATGAAATCGTAACGATGGGGTTTAAACCGGAGGTAGTGGATAAAGTTTTGAAATTAGTCGATCGTAATGAATATAAACGCAGACAGGCGGCGCCGGGACTACGGGTGACTTCCAAAGCATTTGGATTCGGGCGACGGCTTCCGATTGCGCAAGGATGGCGTTAA
- a CDS encoding zf-HC2 domain-containing protein → MSHSHNGQEDHSHLIPCSEVLSKVYAFIDGQLDVKELEGFQEHIRLCLPCNELVKFEEKLVETIKKKGCHQKSEIPSSLMDKIKQAISTSSKP, encoded by the coding sequence ATGAGTCACAGTCACAACGGTCAAGAGGATCACTCACATCTCATTCCGTGTTCGGAAGTGTTAAGCAAAGTTTATGCTTTCATCGACGGACAACTGGATGTCAAAGAGCTTGAAGGATTTCAGGAGCACATTCGCTTATGCTTGCCGTGTAATGAACTGGTCAAATTCGAAGAAAAGCTCGTTGAAACGATCAAGAAAAAAGGCTGCCATCAGAAAAGCGAAATCCCTTCTTCATTGATGGACAAAATCAAGCAGGCTATCTCCACATCGTCCAAACCTTAA